CCGGCGGCGAAACGGACCTTCACGACACTACGGGAGGCACGCGCCGCTGCCCGCGCCGTCGCTCACGCACCGGTAGCCCGTGCGGCACGACCCCTGGGTGTTGCCGCTCGACGGCGTGCAGGTCACGAAGCAGTAGGCGGTGACGCCCCGGTCGTTGCTGTAGCACTCCGAACCCGACGGGCAGCTGTCCGTCACGCAGCTCTGGGTGCAGTAGCCGCCCGGGAAGCTGGCGCCGGTGAGGCACTGGCCGCCCGTGCCGCACGCGCCATTGGTGGTGCAGGCCCCACCGATGGTCGTCGTGGGCGTGTGGTCGTCGTCCGACTGGTAGGGCACCAGGGTGAAGCTGATGCCGCTGGTCGTCTTGCCCCGGGTGACCGTCACGGTCTCCACCTGGGTGGTGTCACGCCAGAAGCCCACGCGGTCGCCGTCGTCGAAGTAGTCCCCTTCGCCGGTGTCGTCGATGGACGCCAGCACCAGGTAGTCGCGCGGGGTCATCTTCAGGCTGTAGTTGTACCCACCGGACGCGGGCACAAGGGCGATGCCGTCGTCGTCGACCTGCACCTCGCCCGCCGCGTCCAGGTACGCGAACCCGATGATGGCGTCCTTCGTCTCCGTGGCGCCCACGCGGAACTTCACCAGCACCTGCGCCGTGCCCGCGCCCGACGCGCCGGTCAGGTCGATCTGCGCCACGTAGCTGCCCGGCGCCAGCGAGCCCGGGGTGACGCTCACGTTCAGCGCCGTGGACTTGTACGCGGGGACCGACAGCGAGGTGCTGGAGACGGACACCGCGGAGGCGTTGGTACCGGAGACGGCCACGCTCACCTGCAGCGTGCCGCCGCCGTTGTTGCGCACCGTCAGCGCCTGCGACGACGCGCCGGTGAAGGACAGCTGCGTGGTGGTGATGGCGAGCTTCGGGGGCAGCGACGGGTCCCCGCCGCCCTTGGCGCGCAGCACGGCGGCGTACGCGTCCACCAGGCCCGCGCCGCAGCCCTCGGAGCACTGGCTCGTCGTGTCCGCGGTCTCCTTCAGGATGGCCTCCACGTCCGCCGTCGTGAGCGTGGGGTCCTGCGCCAGCATCAGCGCCACGATGCCCGCCACGTGCGGGGTGGCCATGCTGGTGCCCTGGTACCACTCATAGGAAGGCTGGTTGCTGCTGTTGGGCAGCGTGGACAGCACGCCGTCCGGGTAGCTGTCGCCGTTGCGGTCCTCGCTCGTCTGGCCACCGGCGGCCATCACGTCCACCTGCGTGCCGAAGTTGGAGTAGCTGGCCCGCTTGCCGTTGAAGCGCGTCGCCCCCACGCAGATGACGTTCTGCTGGTTGCACGGGAAGCTGCTGGAGGTGTTGACGTTCTCGTTGCCCGCGGCCACCACGATGATGGACCCGCGCGCGTTGGCCGCGTTGATGGCGGTCTGCATCTCCGTCGACGCGGAACCGTCGCCGCCCAGGCTCATGTTGATGACCCGCGCGGGCGTGGTGTTCGCCCGTACGCCGGGGACGCTGCCGCCGCTGGACCAGGTGATGCCCGCGATGATGTCCGCCAGCGAGCCGCCCTGCGTGCCCAGCACGCGCACCGGCAGGATGTTCCGGCCGGACCAGGTGACACCCGCCACACCCACGCCATTGTTGGACGACGCGCCAATGGTGCCCGCCACGTGCGTGCCGTGGAACGACGAGCCGCCGTTGGGCAGGTCCTTGCCGTTGTCCGTCGGGTCCGTGTCCACGCCATCGCCGTCGCCCGCGTTGGCCAGGCTGGAGATGAGGTCCACGCCCGGCAGCACGCGCGTGTTCAGGTCCGGATGCGACGTGATGCCGGTGTCCACCACCGCCACGACGATGGACTCGCTGCCCGTGCCCAGGTCCCAGGCCGCCGGCAGGTTCATGTTCTTGTAGTGCCACTGCCGCGAATAGAGCGGATCATTCGGCACGGCCAGCGCCCGCACCCGCATGTTGCTCTCCGCGTTCTTCACGCCCTGCACGGCCAGCACCTGGGAGAGCACGCGCACGTGCTCCGCCTGGGTGAGCGCGCGCACGGTGGGCGCGCCGCCGGACATCGCCTGCGGCTGGCTCACCTCGTAGCGCAGCAGGTGCTGCGTATCGCTCAGGAAGGCCTGGTGCACGACGTGGTAGCCCGCGACGCGCGCCTGCGCGACGGCCTCCTCCGCGGACAGGCCCGGCGTGTCGAAGCGGATGATGATCTCTCCTGGCAGCAGCGACGCCTCGTGCGTCAGCGGCTTGGACGGGATGCCCGTGCGCCACACGCCCCGCGCCGCCAGGGCCTTGGAGACCTTCTGGGACAGGTTCTTCGCACCCGGCAGGGAGAAGAACGCATCCAGCGACGACCCGTCGTTCGCGGCGGCGGAGCCGGCCTGGAACGGCTGCAGGGCTCCCGAGATGGTCCCCTTCAGCGTATCGGTGGTGTCGTCATCATCGTCTTTGTTGTCGCCGGGACAGGCCGCGAGACCGAGCAATCCCAGGAGGGCGAGGCGGCGGAGCATGAACGGATTCCTTGGAAGAACGAGTGAGAGCGTCCGACCCTAGGTCCGCTGCGGGCAACGCGTCCAGCCGGCAGGAGCCCGACTGGCCGGCCACCCTCCCTCCGCGATTTCGCCCTCACGCAAGGTGTTGTCTGGAAGGCAACGCGCTGCTTCGCGGGCAACAGGGAGGACTATCTCCCCAGGTCCTGCAACACCGCCTCCGCCGCGCGGCGCCCCGACGCGAGCGCTCCGTCGATGGATGCGTTCTCGCGGTGGTCTCCGCACACGTAGAGCCCCGCGGCCAGCCGCACGGGCCGGTGCGGTTCCACCAACGCGGACGGAGGCTGCGCGGGCAGGGCGTCCGGAATGACATACGTGCGCAGGTGCCGCCACGCGGACACCGCCGCGCCGAACCACTCCGTGAGCTGCGCGCGCACGCGCGCCTCCAGTGAGTCCGCGCCGCCCGGGTCGTCCACCACCGACACGGACACCAGCGCCTGACCCTGGGGTGCGTACGCGGCGGACACCTCGCTCATCACCGCCACGTTGTTCACAGGTCCGCGCCCCTCTCCGTCGAGCACGAGCCACGGCCCCTCCACCGGCGGCTCCGGCGCGGCGAAGTACAGGCACGTCACGCGGTTCATCCGGGGCGCGGGCATGCCCACGAGCAGCGACGCCGCATTGCCTGGATCCGTCGCCACCACCACTGCGTCGGCGTGCAGCAGCTCCCTGCCCGGCAGGCGCACGCGGTGACCCCATACCTCCTCCACGCTCACGCGCATCCGCAGCGCGCCCGACGGCAGCTTCGCCGCCAGCTGTTCGGGGATGGCGCCCATCCCCTGCGCGGGCACGGCCGCATAGCCCGTCGCGAACATCCGGAACACGAACTCCAGCATCCGGCTGGACGTCGTCAGCCCCCGCTCCAGGAAGATGCCGCCCAGGAAGGGCGTGAAGAACGCTTCGAGCATCTCCTCGGAGAAGCCCAGGTCGAGCAGGAAGCGCCGCGACTCCTGCTGGGGCCGCTGCCACAAGTCCCCCAGCTCACCGGACGTGGCGTGCTGCCGCAGCTCCAACACGCGCAGCTTGTCCGCCAGGCCTCCCGGTGCATCGAACAGATGCGACACCGCCGTGACGGGATGCCGCAGCGGGTCCGTCAGCGTGTGCAGCCGCCCACCCCGCCATACCTTCGCGCCGGGGATGAAGCGTTGGAGCGACAGGGCCTTCAGGTCCAGCACCCGCCGTCCTTCCGGGTAGGCGGTGAGGTACACCTGGAAGCCCCGGTCCAGCAGGAACCCTTCGTGCGAGTCGGTGCGCACTCTGCCGCCCGGTGCGTCCCCTGCTTCCAGCACGTGCGCGTCCACGCGCGACTCGAGCAGCGCCGTCGCGCACGCCAGGCCCGCGAGCCCCCCACCCACCACGATGACCCCGGGCCGCTTCGCCATGGTCCGCCTCCCGTCCGAGCGTGCGGACCCTGGCTTGATAACGCCAAGACGTGCAAGCGAGACTCTGGTTCGGTTGCGGGCATCCGACAGTTACGGCAAAGGTTGCCGTGTGCACGGTGCTCCAGGCACACCCACGCAGGCATCCGCCTGCGTGCCCTTTGGAGAGAAAGAGCAGGCGTTCCCCCATGTTGATCGTGATGCGCCCAGACGCGACGGCCCAGGACATCGAGCGAGTGAACGATGAGATCCGCCGCCGTGGCTGGCATCCGCACGCGATTGCAGGGGGCTCCCGCACCGCCATCGGCATCACCGGCAACCCGGGCGCGGTGGAGCCGGAGCCCTTCCGCGTGCTCCCTGGCGTCGCGGACGCGGTCGCCATCTCCCAGCCGTTCAAGCTGGTCAGCCGCGAGGTGAAGCCGGAGGACAGCCTGGTGCGCGTGGGTGACCTCACGCTCGGCGGCGCCGCCATCCACGTCATCGCCGGCCCCTGCTCCGTGGAGTCGCGCGAGCAGATCATCTCCACCGCGCAGGCCGTGAAGCAGGCGGGCGCCACCATGCTGCGCGGCGGCGCGTTCAAGCCGCGCACCAGCCCCTATGAGTTCCAGGGCCTCAAGGGCGACGGCCTCGCGCTGCTCGCGGAGGCGCGCAAGGAGACGGGCCTGCTGGTGACGACGGAGGTGAAGGACACGGCGACGCTGGACTCCGTCGCGCAGCACACCGACATCCTCCAGGTGGGCGCGCGCAACATGCAGAACTTCAGCCTGCTGGAGGCGGTGGGCGAGACGCGCAAGCCCGTCCTGCTCAAGCGCGGCATCAGCGCCACCATCAAGGAGCTGTTGATGGCGGCCGAGTACATCGTCGCGCGCGGCAACACCCAGGTCATCCTCTGCGAGCGGGGCATCCGCACGTTCGAGAACATGACCCGCAACACGTTGGATTTGAACGCGGTGCCCATGCTCAAGGCGCTCACGCACCTGCCGGTGTTCGTGGACCCGTCGCACGGCATCGGCGTGCGCAAGGCCGTCCCCGCGATGATGCGGGCCGCGGTCGCCGCCGGCGCGGATGGCCTCATCGTGGAGGTGCACCCGGATCCGCCGCGCGCCAGGTCGGACGGCTTCCAGTCGCTGGACTTCTCCGAGTTCGAGAAGGCCATGGGTGAAGTGCGGGCCATCGCCCAGG
This DNA window, taken from Corallococcus coralloides DSM 2259, encodes the following:
- a CDS encoding S8 family peptidase, which encodes MLRRLALLGLLGLAACPGDNKDDDDDTTDTLKGTISGALQPFQAGSAAANDGSSLDAFFSLPGAKNLSQKVSKALAARGVWRTGIPSKPLTHEASLLPGEIIIRFDTPGLSAEEAVAQARVAGYHVVHQAFLSDTQHLLRYEVSQPQAMSGGAPTVRALTQAEHVRVLSQVLAVQGVKNAESNMRVRALAVPNDPLYSRQWHYKNMNLPAAWDLGTGSESIVVAVVDTGITSHPDLNTRVLPGVDLISSLANAGDGDGVDTDPTDNGKDLPNGGSSFHGTHVAGTIGASSNNGVGVAGVTWSGRNILPVRVLGTQGGSLADIIAGITWSSGGSVPGVRANTTPARVINMSLGGDGSASTEMQTAINAANARGSIIVVAAGNENVNTSSSFPCNQQNVICVGATRFNGKRASYSNFGTQVDVMAAGGQTSEDRNGDSYPDGVLSTLPNSSNQPSYEWYQGTSMATPHVAGIVALMLAQDPTLTTADVEAILKETADTTSQCSEGCGAGLVDAYAAVLRAKGGGDPSLPPKLAITTTQLSFTGASSQALTVRNNGGGTLQVSVAVSGTNASAVSVSSTSLSVPAYKSTALNVSVTPGSLAPGSYVAQIDLTGASGAGTAQVLVKFRVGATETKDAIIGFAYLDAAGEVQVDDDGIALVPASGGYNYSLKMTPRDYLVLASIDDTGEGDYFDDGDRVGFWRDTTQVETVTVTRGKTTSGISFTLVPYQSDDDHTPTTTIGGACTTNGACGTGGQCLTGASFPGGYCTQSCVTDSCPSGSECYSNDRGVTAYCFVTCTPSSGNTQGSCRTGYRCVSDGAGSGACLP
- a CDS encoding NAD(P)/FAD-dependent oxidoreductase encodes the protein MAKRPGVIVVGGGLAGLACATALLESRVDAHVLEAGDAPGGRVRTDSHEGFLLDRGFQVYLTAYPEGRRVLDLKALSLQRFIPGAKVWRGGRLHTLTDPLRHPVTAVSHLFDAPGGLADKLRVLELRQHATSGELGDLWQRPQQESRRFLLDLGFSEEMLEAFFTPFLGGIFLERGLTTSSRMLEFVFRMFATGYAAVPAQGMGAIPEQLAAKLPSGALRMRVSVEEVWGHRVRLPGRELLHADAVVVATDPGNAASLLVGMPAPRMNRVTCLYFAAPEPPVEGPWLVLDGEGRGPVNNVAVMSEVSAAYAPQGQALVSVSVVDDPGGADSLEARVRAQLTEWFGAAVSAWRHLRTYVIPDALPAQPPSALVEPHRPVRLAAGLYVCGDHRENASIDGALASGRRAAEAVLQDLGR
- the aroF gene encoding 3-deoxy-7-phosphoheptulonate synthase; amino-acid sequence: MLIVMRPDATAQDIERVNDEIRRRGWHPHAIAGGSRTAIGITGNPGAVEPEPFRVLPGVADAVAISQPFKLVSREVKPEDSLVRVGDLTLGGAAIHVIAGPCSVESREQIISTAQAVKQAGATMLRGGAFKPRTSPYEFQGLKGDGLALLAEARKETGLLVTTEVKDTATLDSVAQHTDILQVGARNMQNFSLLEAVGETRKPVLLKRGISATIKELLMAAEYIVARGNTQVILCERGIRTFENMTRNTLDLNAVPMLKALTHLPVFVDPSHGIGVRKAVPAMMRAAVAAGADGLIVEVHPDPPRARSDGFQSLDFSEFEKAMGEVRAIAQAMGRETVRLG